From Streptomyces sp. NBC_00775, one genomic window encodes:
- a CDS encoding Wzz/FepE/Etk N-terminal domain-containing protein has translation MTTSTTSESSAATPLFDLHALVVAVRRRRRLWCSLALVGLLVGAALAVLRPPPPAAVTKVLVAHEDDQPNDTGTLMRTDVALLGTTRIADKALQSLKSSEKPEDFMQEYRGTGLTNNLLQIDVTGDSDADAVARAKALADAFVADHVKRMQEAAKAESKALADQRDRMQVELAQVNKEIGDRSPESDPKASANIESLFARRAELDSRIADFDQRSEEARTGTPKVIAGTQIVDAPRAVRHSLPRAAATNAAIGLVLGLFLGLAVAAVGTVVADRPVLRRDIAANLGASVIAELPRRSGRLWQRRRTRAARERLTATLARTVRGSAEPVSLLELGCARSTSVIALDLAKALSAEGPVAIIDGLPGPQLAGRRPKPGDPTVVSGERAAAVSDQERWFGVGSVAPGTAWTDLQYLGTQTVLVVRAGHGSAAWLHTVSRQLADLLIPVIGVVLIDPDPRDRTDGTLWDGLHTALRSHNERLARENVTGRPRTERPSWARVPDIDQEAR, from the coding sequence GTGACGACGAGCACGACTTCGGAGTCGTCGGCAGCCACTCCGCTCTTTGACCTGCACGCACTGGTGGTGGCGGTGCGCAGGCGCCGCCGACTCTGGTGCTCCCTGGCGCTCGTGGGGCTGCTCGTCGGCGCGGCGCTGGCGGTCCTGCGGCCGCCGCCGCCGGCCGCGGTGACCAAGGTGCTGGTCGCGCATGAGGACGACCAGCCGAACGACACCGGAACGCTGATGCGCACCGACGTCGCGCTGCTGGGGACCACGCGGATCGCAGACAAGGCCCTGCAGTCCCTCAAGTCCTCTGAAAAACCAGAGGACTTCATGCAGGAGTACCGGGGGACCGGCTTGACCAACAACCTGCTGCAGATCGATGTGACAGGTGACAGCGACGCGGATGCGGTGGCCCGGGCCAAGGCGCTGGCCGATGCCTTCGTGGCGGATCACGTGAAGCGGATGCAGGAAGCCGCGAAGGCCGAGTCCAAGGCCCTGGCCGACCAGCGTGACCGCATGCAGGTCGAACTCGCCCAGGTCAACAAGGAGATCGGGGACAGATCGCCGGAGAGCGACCCGAAGGCGTCGGCGAACATCGAGTCGCTCTTCGCCCGCCGGGCCGAGCTCGACTCGCGGATCGCCGATTTCGATCAGCGCTCCGAGGAGGCGCGCACCGGCACGCCCAAGGTCATCGCCGGCACGCAGATCGTGGACGCCCCGCGTGCGGTGCGGCACTCCCTGCCCAGGGCCGCTGCCACCAACGCCGCGATCGGGCTCGTCCTCGGGCTCTTCCTCGGGCTCGCGGTGGCCGCGGTCGGCACGGTGGTGGCGGACCGCCCCGTGCTGCGCCGGGACATCGCGGCGAACCTGGGCGCCTCGGTCATCGCCGAGCTGCCCCGCAGGTCGGGCAGGCTGTGGCAGCGCCGACGGACCCGGGCGGCACGCGAACGGCTCACCGCGACCCTGGCCCGCACCGTGCGCGGCTCCGCGGAACCGGTGTCGCTGCTGGAACTGGGCTGTGCGCGCAGCACGAGCGTGATCGCCCTGGACCTCGCCAAGGCACTGTCGGCGGAGGGGCCGGTGGCCATCATCGATGGTCTGCCCGGCCCGCAGCTCGCGGGCCGCCGCCCGAAGCCAGGTGACCCGACCGTGGTCAGCGGCGAGCGTGCCGCGGCCGTGTCGGATCAGGAGCGCTGGTTCGGCGTCGGCTCGGTGGCGCCCGGCACGGCGTGGACCGACCTCCAGTACCTCGGCACCCAGACCGTGCTCGTCGTGCGTGCCGGGCACGGCAGCGCCGCATGGCTGCACACCGTGTCGCGGCAGCTCGCGGACCTGCTCATTCCGGTGATCGGTGTGGTGCTGATCGACCCCGATCCGCGGGACCGGACCGACGGCACCCTGTGGGACGGGCTGCACACCGCGCTGCGCAGCCACAACGAGCGGCTGGCCAGGGAGAACGTGACGGGCCGGCCGCGGACGGAGCGGCCGTCATGGGCACGAGTCCCGGACATCGACCAGGAGGCGCGGTAA
- a CDS encoding sugar transferase: MRQGGLVGPFPSARGRLANGAISQPANDWEQRYRRTVITSDTVATAVVVAGIGNFFGARDAANWHEKWGILAFGTELLVLGALAVSRSWAPAVLGQGAEEFRRLGRSLFTATVVLALGGIALTSRNIKLWIFVAIPAIALVTMTERYLLRLWLHKQRKEGQCLRPVLAAGSLATVRDLITRTRKFPHLGWRVDAVCTTDGLGLDGDQLDGVPVVGRLADVAGHVHRDGYRVVAVTPDPHWSPDRLQRLAWNLEGSDAEMIVAPVLMEVAGPRLHVDAVLGIPLLRVSMPTFTGGRRAIKGVVDRMGAAILLMLFAPLMVLVGLLVLLDSRGGAFYRQRRVGKDGREFTILKFRTMVAGADRARAELADLNEGAGLLFKLRRDPRVTRVGAVLRRYSLDELPQLFNVLTGSMSLVGPRPPLPEESAAYGPDIRRRLLVKPGLTGLWQISGRSDLSWEEAVRLDLRYVEDWSLALDTVILWKTLRAVLYGQGAY; encoded by the coding sequence GCTGGGATAGGCAACTTCTTCGGGGCCCGGGACGCGGCCAACTGGCATGAGAAGTGGGGAATTCTCGCATTCGGCACCGAGCTGCTGGTGCTGGGAGCGCTTGCGGTGAGCCGGTCGTGGGCTCCGGCGGTGCTCGGCCAGGGCGCCGAGGAATTCCGCCGGCTCGGACGCTCACTGTTCACGGCGACCGTCGTGCTCGCGCTCGGCGGGATCGCCCTCACCTCGCGCAACATCAAGCTCTGGATATTCGTCGCGATCCCCGCGATCGCGCTCGTCACCATGACCGAGCGGTATCTGCTCCGCCTCTGGCTGCACAAACAGCGGAAGGAAGGACAGTGCCTGAGACCGGTGCTCGCTGCCGGGAGCCTGGCCACGGTGCGCGACCTGATCACGCGAACCCGCAAGTTCCCGCACCTCGGCTGGCGGGTGGACGCGGTGTGCACGACGGACGGTCTCGGGCTCGACGGTGACCAACTGGACGGAGTCCCGGTCGTCGGCCGACTGGCGGACGTCGCGGGCCACGTCCATCGCGACGGCTACCGTGTCGTCGCGGTCACACCGGACCCGCACTGGTCACCGGACCGGCTGCAGCGGCTGGCCTGGAACCTCGAAGGCAGCGATGCCGAGATGATCGTGGCTCCCGTGCTCATGGAGGTGGCCGGCCCGCGGCTGCACGTCGACGCGGTGCTCGGGATCCCGCTGCTGCGGGTCAGCATGCCGACCTTCACCGGGGGCCGCCGGGCGATCAAAGGGGTCGTCGACCGGATGGGCGCGGCGATCCTGCTGATGCTGTTCGCGCCGCTGATGGTGCTCGTCGGGCTGCTCGTGCTGCTGGACAGCCGGGGCGGGGCGTTCTACCGCCAGCGCAGGGTCGGCAAGGACGGCCGCGAGTTCACCATTCTCAAGTTCCGCACCATGGTCGCCGGGGCCGACCGGGCACGTGCCGAGCTGGCCGACCTCAACGAGGGTGCCGGCCTGCTGTTCAAGCTCCGCCGGGATCCGCGGGTGACCCGGGTGGGAGCGGTGCTGCGCCGGTACTCGCTCGACGAACTCCCGCAGCTTTTCAACGTACTTACCGGATCGATGTCGCTCGTCGGTCCGCGCCCTCCGCTACCGGAGGAGTCCGCCGCGTACGGCCCGGACATCCGGCGGCGGCTGCTGGTCAAGCCCGGACTCACCGGCCTGTGGCAGATCAGCGGACGCAGCGACCTGTCGTGGGAGGAGGCGGTCCGCCTTGACCTGCGGTACGTGGAGGACTGGTCGCTCGCCCTGGACACAGTGATCTTGTGGAAGACGCTGCGTGCGGTGCTCTATGGGCAGGGGGCCTACTGA
- a CDS encoding nucleotide sugar dehydrogenase gives MRVSVFGLGYVGCVSAACLASMGHEVIGVDVNQVKVDLVNDGKAPVVEERIGELTAEVVRTGALRATGDVREAIMGSEVSLVCVGTPSEPNGSLCTTYLERVTEQIGAALAERGGRHTVVFRSTMLPGTCLNLLVPILEKYVGGTAGVDIGVAVNPEFLREGTSVRDFFDPPKTVIGEIDPASGDVVKALYDGLPGEVFRVPVPTAEAIKYADNAFHGLKIGFANELGAVCQALGVDSHQVIDVFLADRKLNISPAYLRPGFAFGGSCLPKDLRSLVHAARRADVSVPILAHVLPSNSDHLQRAVDLVERTGKRRVGLFGLSFKPGTDDLRESPLVELAERLFGKGYDLRIYDANVSLSRLIGANREYIETRLPHLGQLLADSVGEVLEHAEVCLVGTRDPAVLSALPHGEGPMLIDLIRLPDAEARRAEPGYMGLAW, from the coding sequence ATGAGAGTCAGCGTTTTCGGGCTCGGCTACGTGGGCTGCGTGTCGGCCGCGTGCCTGGCCAGCATGGGCCACGAGGTCATCGGGGTGGACGTGAACCAGGTGAAGGTCGACCTGGTCAACGACGGCAAGGCCCCGGTGGTCGAGGAGCGGATCGGCGAGCTCACCGCCGAAGTCGTGCGGACCGGAGCGCTACGCGCCACCGGCGACGTCCGCGAGGCGATCATGGGCAGCGAGGTGTCGCTGGTCTGCGTGGGCACGCCGTCGGAGCCCAACGGCAGCCTGTGCACCACGTACTTGGAGCGGGTCACCGAGCAGATCGGCGCCGCGCTGGCCGAGCGGGGTGGGCGGCACACCGTCGTGTTCCGCAGCACCATGCTCCCGGGCACCTGCCTGAACCTGCTGGTACCGATCCTGGAGAAGTACGTCGGCGGCACGGCCGGGGTGGACATCGGGGTCGCGGTCAACCCGGAGTTCCTGCGCGAGGGCACGAGCGTGCGGGACTTCTTCGACCCGCCCAAGACCGTCATCGGCGAGATCGACCCGGCAAGCGGCGACGTGGTGAAGGCGCTGTACGACGGCTTGCCCGGCGAGGTGTTCCGGGTGCCCGTCCCGACGGCCGAGGCGATCAAATACGCGGACAACGCGTTCCACGGTCTCAAGATCGGCTTCGCGAACGAGCTGGGCGCGGTGTGCCAGGCGCTCGGGGTGGACTCGCACCAGGTGATCGACGTGTTCCTGGCCGACCGCAAGCTGAACATCAGCCCCGCCTATCTGCGGCCCGGCTTCGCCTTCGGTGGCTCCTGCCTGCCCAAGGACCTGCGCAGCCTGGTCCACGCTGCGCGGCGGGCCGACGTCTCGGTGCCCATCCTCGCCCACGTGCTGCCCTCCAACTCCGACCATCTGCAGCGCGCGGTGGACCTGGTCGAGCGCACCGGCAAACGCCGGGTCGGCCTGTTCGGGTTGTCCTTCAAACCCGGCACCGACGACCTCCGCGAGAGCCCGCTCGTCGAGCTGGCGGAGAGGCTCTTCGGCAAGGGCTACGACCTGCGGATCTACGACGCCAACGTGAGCCTCTCCCGGCTGATCGGCGCGAACCGCGAGTACATCGAGACCCGGCTGCCGCACCTCGGGCAGCTGCTCGCGGACTCCGTCGGCGAGGTGCTGGAACACGCCGAGGTCTGCCTGGTCGGGACCAGGGATCCGGCCGTGCTGTCGGCGCTGCCCCATGGCGAAGGACCGATGCTGATCGACCTCATCCGCCTTCCCGACGCCGAGGCGCGCCGGGCCGAACCGGGGTACATGGGCCTTGCTTGGTAA
- a CDS encoding Wzz/FepE/Etk N-terminal domain-containing protein, with amino-acid sequence MSDDTIRLVTIGRILRRRWRLLAVLALVGALVGYGTSVVFPARYTTSASVLLPGQWEERELLTQVDIATSSTVVDRAAAALHWSGVSGTELRDQVSAKAADGNIIKISGTADTPERAQQLSDRMAQQFVTFAARIVGGSADSDAATGTEALRQKVAETNRRITDLANAADPGQSVESVQARTDLEKLRTSLEEAMTKLDEANPATNKAGMVVMGSAARPTGEAPPTRMQLIVAGALLFFLLAVIGHLVAARVNRRLRTEPEIAAALGSSLLGTVDVSGDRRAHRPGGRGPRARIRRLLGVDTRWDIPTPQTSGDEAGTRIRYRRVCARLRDQLPAPRRLLVVVPDGDEIALRAAGQLVAEAKSDPLLRVVEVSVDRPTVPDRDTESGAVVVLSAGNWTAEELAGIAEACADGRHEVVGIVVAGTVLARETRSAGHSPDNATPALAVRGHATGGSA; translated from the coding sequence TTGAGCGATGACACGATCCGCCTGGTCACGATCGGGCGGATTCTCCGTCGACGGTGGCGGCTTCTCGCCGTCCTCGCCCTGGTGGGCGCGCTCGTCGGCTACGGCACCTCGGTGGTGTTCCCGGCGCGGTACACGACGTCGGCATCGGTACTGCTGCCGGGGCAGTGGGAAGAGCGCGAGCTGCTGACACAGGTGGATATCGCGACCAGTTCGACGGTGGTCGACCGCGCGGCCGCCGCTCTCCACTGGAGCGGAGTCAGCGGCACCGAGCTGCGGGATCAAGTGAGCGCCAAGGCCGCCGACGGGAACATCATCAAGATCTCGGGAACGGCCGACACCCCGGAGCGCGCGCAGCAGCTCTCCGACCGGATGGCCCAGCAGTTCGTCACATTCGCCGCGCGGATCGTCGGCGGCAGCGCCGACTCCGACGCGGCTACCGGGACCGAGGCGTTGCGGCAGAAGGTGGCGGAGACCAACCGCCGCATCACCGACCTGGCCAATGCGGCCGATCCGGGGCAGTCCGTGGAGAGCGTGCAGGCCCGCACCGACCTCGAGAAGCTGCGCACCTCGCTGGAGGAGGCCATGACGAAGCTGGACGAGGCCAACCCGGCGACCAACAAGGCCGGCATGGTCGTCATGGGGTCGGCGGCCCGGCCGACCGGCGAGGCGCCGCCGACGAGGATGCAGCTCATCGTCGCCGGAGCGCTGCTGTTCTTCCTGCTCGCGGTCATCGGCCATCTCGTCGCCGCACGGGTGAATCGCCGACTGCGCACCGAACCGGAGATCGCCGCGGCGCTGGGCTCGTCGCTGCTTGGCACCGTCGACGTGTCTGGTGATCGGCGCGCGCACCGGCCAGGGGGCCGTGGCCCGCGAGCCCGGATCCGCCGACTCCTCGGCGTCGACACCCGGTGGGACATACCGACCCCGCAGACATCCGGCGACGAGGCCGGCACGCGGATCCGCTACCGCCGGGTGTGCGCTCGCCTCCGGGACCAACTGCCGGCCCCCCGGCGGCTGCTGGTTGTCGTACCGGACGGCGACGAGATCGCCCTCCGGGCCGCCGGACAGCTCGTCGCCGAGGCCAAGAGTGATCCGCTGCTGCGGGTGGTGGAGGTCTCGGTGGACCGGCCGACAGTGCCGGACCGCGACACCGAGTCCGGTGCCGTGGTCGTCCTCAGCGCGGGCAACTGGACCGCGGAAGAGCTCGCCGGCATCGCCGAGGCGTGTGCGGACGGCAGGCACGAGGTCGTCGGCATCGTCGTCGCCGGCACGGTCCTGGCCCGTGAGACGCGGTCCGCCGGCCATTCTCCGGACAACGCCACTCCCGCGCTCGCGGTTCGCGGCCACGCGACGGGAGGTTCAGCGTGA
- a CDS encoding glycosyltransferase family 4 protein — MLGNRSFDDTASGDGSDRRALILVENLSVPFDRRVWQECTTLRDAGWTVHVICPQGEKRDTEPEAEIDGVRIHRYPLRAATGGPAGYLREYGSALWHTVRLARKVGPVDVVHACNPPDLLFLPALWLKRRGARFVFDQHDLVPELYLSRFDRGEDLLYRAVCALERRTYRAADVVLATNESYRDVAVRRGGRRPEDVFVVRSAPQTDRFQPVPPEPELKRGKPHLLCYLGVMGPQDGVDYALRALAKLRDEFGRTDWHAVFVGSGDAFDAMGELSRRLGLSEQVQFTGRIPDADLVRYLSTADVCLSPDPRNPLNDVSTMNKVLEYMAMGRPIVSFDLREARVSAGDAALYAPANDEAEFAKLIALLLDDPEKRAQMGKIGQERISGQLSWRNSQASLLAAYAAACRDHTPVSAGDPVRTGKRQHR, encoded by the coding sequence TTGCTTGGTAACAGATCGTTCGATGACACAGCCAGCGGCGACGGGTCGGACCGGCGCGCGCTGATCCTGGTGGAGAACCTGTCGGTGCCGTTCGACCGGCGGGTGTGGCAGGAGTGCACGACGCTGCGCGACGCGGGCTGGACGGTGCACGTCATCTGTCCCCAGGGGGAAAAGCGGGACACGGAGCCGGAGGCGGAGATCGACGGGGTGCGGATCCACCGCTACCCGCTGCGCGCGGCCACCGGAGGGCCGGCCGGCTACCTGCGGGAGTACGGATCGGCGTTGTGGCATACGGTCCGGCTGGCCCGCAAGGTCGGCCCGGTCGACGTGGTGCACGCCTGCAATCCGCCGGACCTGCTGTTCCTGCCGGCGCTGTGGCTGAAGCGGCGCGGGGCACGGTTCGTCTTCGACCAGCACGACCTGGTACCCGAGCTGTACCTCTCCCGGTTCGACCGCGGCGAGGATCTGCTCTACCGCGCCGTGTGCGCGCTGGAACGGCGGACCTACCGGGCCGCGGACGTCGTGCTCGCCACGAACGAGAGCTACCGGGACGTCGCGGTGCGCCGTGGCGGCCGGCGGCCGGAGGACGTCTTCGTGGTGCGCAGCGCGCCCCAGACCGACCGGTTCCAACCGGTGCCACCCGAGCCGGAGTTGAAGCGCGGCAAGCCTCATCTGCTGTGCTACCTCGGCGTCATGGGCCCCCAGGACGGCGTCGACTACGCCTTGCGCGCCCTCGCGAAGCTGCGCGACGAGTTCGGGCGGACCGACTGGCATGCGGTGTTCGTCGGTTCCGGCGACGCCTTCGACGCGATGGGGGAGCTGTCCCGGCGGCTCGGGCTCTCCGAGCAGGTGCAGTTCACCGGGCGCATTCCGGACGCCGACCTGGTGCGCTACCTGTCCACCGCGGACGTGTGCCTTTCCCCCGACCCACGCAATCCGCTCAACGACGTGTCGACCATGAACAAGGTCCTGGAGTACATGGCGATGGGCCGGCCCATCGTCTCGTTCGACCTCCGGGAGGCACGCGTCTCCGCCGGTGACGCCGCCCTCTACGCGCCCGCCAACGACGAGGCCGAATTCGCCAAGCTCATCGCGCTGCTCCTTGACGATCCGGAGAAGCGGGCCCAGATGGGCAAGATCGGCCAGGAGCGGATCAGCGGACAGCTTTCCTGGCGGAACTCACAAGCGTCGCTGCTCGCCGCCTACGCCGCTGCGTGCCGTGACCACACCCCGGTGTCGGCGGGCGACCCGGTCCGCACAGGGAAGAGGCAGCACCGTTGA
- the asnB gene encoding asparagine synthase (glutamine-hydrolyzing), producing the protein MCGIAGTYRWPDGKIVTDRLTDTIAHRGPDGAGRYSHLVGDGEVHLGHRRLAIIDLSETGAQPMVSDGLALTYNGELYNAPELRAELAAAGVRFRGTSDTEVLLEAWRRWGTDCLPRLRGMFAFGIFDERTGELVLARDQLGIKPLFLLRRGEGLVFASELKALAAATGGSLEVDHAALVASLLYYWVPDSRCAFREAEKLPPGSWLRCRPDGRVERGQYWNLRDVAAEGRERARSGEQPDLAAIVEESTRRHLLSDVPVATFLSGGLDSSYLTALAARERPGISAYTIGFRAEDAKFEAMPDDLRYARQVAEQFGVDLHEIEIAPNVLDLLPQMTYHLDEPIGDPAAINTYLICSAAREAGVKVMLSGMGADELFAGYRKHLANLIALRYQRVPRPLRRGLSRAVDRLPVATARRGYRSVRFAKRFLSFADLPEETAFRRSYTMYDQDELLALVNPDLAGTVEDVLTEHADIYEDNDLDDFVNRMCLGDARMFLPGLNLAYTDRSSMAASTEVRVPYVDVEVVKAAFAVPGDRKIVGRQGKAVLKEAATSILPREIVYRPKGLFSAPLRAWMSRDLAPLVREVVNDGVLVNSGILRRDALARMVAEDAAGQRDFSKHLWHVLTLEYWYRDATSGSGQSTRSAA; encoded by the coding sequence ATGTGTGGCATCGCAGGTACGTACCGGTGGCCGGACGGGAAGATCGTGACCGACCGGCTCACCGATACCATCGCCCACCGCGGTCCGGACGGGGCGGGCCGGTACAGCCACCTCGTCGGTGACGGCGAAGTGCACCTCGGGCACCGCCGGCTGGCCATCATCGACCTGTCCGAGACCGGCGCTCAGCCGATGGTCTCGGACGGCCTCGCCCTTACGTACAACGGCGAGCTGTACAACGCGCCCGAGCTTCGTGCCGAGTTGGCAGCCGCCGGGGTGCGCTTCCGCGGTACCTCCGACACCGAGGTGCTGCTTGAGGCCTGGCGGCGCTGGGGTACGGACTGCCTGCCCCGGCTGCGCGGCATGTTCGCGTTCGGGATCTTCGACGAGCGAACCGGTGAACTGGTGCTCGCCCGCGACCAGCTCGGCATCAAGCCGCTGTTCCTGCTCCGGCGCGGCGAGGGCCTGGTGTTCGCCTCCGAGCTCAAGGCGCTCGCCGCCGCGACCGGCGGGTCGCTGGAGGTGGACCATGCGGCGCTGGTGGCCTCACTGCTGTACTACTGGGTGCCGGACTCACGGTGCGCGTTCCGCGAAGCGGAGAAGCTGCCGCCGGGGAGCTGGCTCCGGTGCCGGCCCGACGGCCGGGTGGAGCGTGGCCAGTACTGGAACCTGAGGGACGTCGCCGCCGAGGGCCGGGAGCGGGCCCGGAGCGGCGAACAGCCGGACCTGGCCGCCATCGTCGAGGAGTCGACCCGGCGGCACCTGCTCTCCGACGTACCCGTGGCGACCTTCCTCTCCGGCGGTCTCGACTCCAGCTATCTGACCGCGCTGGCGGCCCGCGAGCGACCCGGGATCTCCGCCTACACGATCGGGTTCCGCGCCGAGGACGCCAAGTTCGAGGCCATGCCGGACGACCTTCGCTATGCCCGTCAGGTGGCCGAGCAGTTCGGCGTCGACCTGCACGAGATCGAGATCGCTCCGAATGTGCTCGACCTGCTGCCGCAGATGACGTACCACCTGGACGAGCCGATCGGCGACCCCGCCGCGATCAACACGTACCTGATCTGCTCGGCCGCCCGGGAGGCCGGGGTCAAGGTGATGCTCTCGGGGATGGGTGCCGACGAGCTGTTCGCCGGTTACCGCAAGCACCTGGCCAACCTGATCGCGTTGCGCTACCAGCGCGTCCCGCGGCCCCTGCGGCGCGGTCTGTCCAGGGCCGTGGACCGGCTGCCGGTCGCCACGGCCCGCCGGGGGTACCGGTCGGTGCGCTTCGCGAAGCGGTTCCTCTCCTTCGCCGACCTGCCGGAGGAGACCGCGTTCCGGCGCAGCTACACCATGTACGACCAGGACGAGCTGCTCGCCCTGGTCAATCCGGACCTGGCCGGGACGGTGGAGGACGTGCTGACCGAGCATGCGGACATCTACGAGGACAACGACCTCGACGACTTCGTCAACCGCATGTGCCTGGGCGACGCCCGGATGTTCCTGCCCGGCCTGAACCTCGCCTACACGGACCGGTCGAGCATGGCCGCCTCGACCGAGGTGCGGGTGCCGTACGTGGACGTCGAGGTGGTCAAGGCGGCGTTCGCCGTGCCCGGCGATCGCAAGATCGTCGGACGACAGGGCAAGGCCGTCCTCAAGGAGGCGGCCACCTCGATCCTGCCCCGGGAGATCGTGTACCGGCCCAAGGGCCTGTTCAGCGCGCCGCTGCGCGCCTGGATGAGCCGGGATCTGGCACCGCTGGTGCGCGAGGTGGTCAACGACGGCGTGCTCGTCAACTCCGGGATCCTGCGCCGCGACGCGCTGGCGCGCATGGTCGCCGAGGACGCCGCCGGGCAGCGGGACTTCTCCAAGCATCTGTGGCATGTGCTGACCCTCGAGTACTGGTACCGCGACGCGACCTCCGGGTCCGGACAGAGCACTCGCTCGGCGGCGTAG